In one Bombyx mori chromosome 22, ASM3026992v2 genomic region, the following are encoded:
- the CPR27 gene encoding cuticular protein RR-1 motif 27 isoform X1, whose translation MKLLLALCLVGIVATAPPPREVQILKYENVNSGRGSYKFGFGQSDGTRFEQEGALKNEGQEHESLSVRGQFSWVGPDGVTYTVTYVADEDGYQPEIEQGPGGALPSSILSSLAG comes from the exons ATGAAATTG TTACTAGCATTGTGTTTGGTGGGAATCGTCGCTACTGCCCCTCCGCCTAGGGAGGtgcaaatattaaaatacgaAAATGTCAACAGTGGACGCGGCAGTTACAAATTCGG ATTCGGGCAATCCGATGGCACCAGATTTGAGCAGGAAGGTGCGCTGAAGAACGAGGGCCAAGAACACGAATCCTTGTCCGTTAGAGGTCAATTTTCTTGGGTGGGTCCAGACGGCGTTACCTATACCGTGACTTATGTGGCTGATGAAGACGGCTACCAACCAGAAATAGAGCAAGGTCCCGGCGGAGCTTTACCTTCATCAATACTTTCCTCTTTAGCCGGTTAA
- the CPR27 gene encoding cuticular protein RR-1 motif 27 precursor: MKFTHAIVKEPSFKLLALCLVGIVATAPPPREVQILKYENVNSGRGSYKFGFGQSDGTRFEQEGALKNEGQEHESLSVRGQFSWVGPDGVTYTVTYVADEDGYQPEIEQGPGGALPSSILSSLAG; this comes from the exons ATGAAGTTCACCCACGCCATCGTAAAGGAGCCAAGTTTCAag TTACTAGCATTGTGTTTGGTGGGAATCGTCGCTACTGCCCCTCCGCCTAGGGAGGtgcaaatattaaaatacgaAAATGTCAACAGTGGACGCGGCAGTTACAAATTCGG ATTCGGGCAATCCGATGGCACCAGATTTGAGCAGGAAGGTGCGCTGAAGAACGAGGGCCAAGAACACGAATCCTTGTCCGTTAGAGGTCAATTTTCTTGGGTGGGTCCAGACGGCGTTACCTATACCGTGACTTATGTGGCTGATGAAGACGGCTACCAACCAGAAATAGAGCAAGGTCCCGGCGGAGCTTTACCTTCATCAATACTTTCCTCTTTAGCCGGTTAA
- the CPR26 gene encoding cuticular protein RR-1 motif 26 precursor produces the protein MMKLLVLFSFLALAHSAPQGPKDDNVQLLKFDSDNDGLGSYRFLYEQTDGSKRDEQGEVINVGTDDESIVIKGSYSWVAPDGITYTVTYVADDKGFQPSIEQGPGGAIPSSVIASLVG, from the exons ATGATGAAATTA TTGGTTTTGTTCAGTTTCTTGGCGTTGGCCCATTCAGCACCACAAGGACCGAAGGACGATAATGTACAACTCTTGAAATTCGACAGTGATAATGACGGACTCGGTTCTTACAGGTTCCT aTACGAGCAGACTGACGGATCAAAACGTGATGAGCAAGGCGAGGTCATTAATGTAGGGACTGATGATGAATCTATAGTGATTAAAGGATCATATTCTTGGGTGGCACCAGATGGTATCACATACACCGTGACATACGTCGCAGATGACAAAGGCTTCCAGCCATCTATAGAGCAAGGCCCCGGTGGTGCTATACCATCGTCAGTAATAGCATCGCTTGTTGGATAA
- the LOC101744193 gene encoding uncharacterized protein LOC101744193, which produces MHNMNKPFEPVFSVIQPNKPATKPKAVAMDTFPFSDKVTDENEKGNQNDTSLNLSDIPEKNKEISTENTYDTSTDSGFTTSIPDDKILNRFGLPKKILESMAG; this is translated from the exons ATGCACAACATGAACAAACCTTTTGAGCCTGTTTTTAGTGTAATTCAACCGAACAAGCCTGCTACCAAACCAAAAGCTGTAGCCATGGACACTTTTCCATTCTCCGATAAAGTAACTGATGAAAATGAAAAGGGAAATCAAAACGACACTAGTTTGAACCTCAGTGATATTcctgaaaaaaataaagaaatttctACTGAAAACACATACGACACATCCACAGATTCTGGATTT ACAACATCAATACCTGATGACAAAATATTGAACCGGTTTGGACTTCCCAAAAAGATACTAGAATCTATGGCAGGATGA
- the CPR28 gene encoding cuticular protein RR-1 motif 28 precursor — protein sequence MKLLLALCLVGIVAASRPPGEAQLTSYENVHNGRGNYRFGYSQSDGTVFEQEGTLKNEGQEEESLAVRGKFSWVGPDGVTYTVTFVADEDGYQPEIEQGPGGAVPSAILHSLAG from the exons ATGAAATTG TTATTAGCATTGTGTTTGGTGGGAATAGTTGCCGCTTCCCGTCCACCTGGTGAGGCTCAGCTAACAAGCTACGAAAATGTGCATAATGGACGGGGTAATTACAGATTTGG ATATAGCCAATCTGATGGGACCGTATTTGAGCAGGAAGGTACGCTGAAGAACGAGGGCCAAGAAGAAGAATCCCTGGCTGTTAGAGGTAAATTTTCTTGGGTGGGTCCAGACGGCGTTACCTATACCGTGACTTTTGTGGCTGATGAAGATGGTTACCAACCAGAAATAGAGCAAGGTCCCGGCGGAGCTGTACCGTCAGCAATACTTCATTCTCTTGCCGGTTAA